The proteins below come from a single Aspergillus oryzae RIB40 DNA, chromosome 5 genomic window:
- a CDS encoding alpha-mannosyltransferase (predicted protein): MVLPRPFSRVRTLLLAAALAAFLTYSFLRWQRISYAEQAQSAAKEAASSNAQAVVLTRPEGHIGFWRQFQPLLATYQPKCEPPLRLDNAPSIRFEQASPDFRPEVLDMLDDHVDAMKQAHTGFIEDIKAKPPMLHYVPNTRGLVSTAGGEYLPVLVISLRMLRRTGSELPLEVFLANEDEYERYICDVVLPSLNARCVVLAHILDAVPKVMDIQKYQFKLFAMMFSSFEEILFLDADAFPLHQPEILFMNEPFKSKKMVTWPDFWATTISSYYYEISSQPMPSNTIRQSSESGEVLLSKKTHMQTLLLSVYYNFWGPDYYYPLLSQGASGEGDKETFVAAARTLGESYYQVSEPICAIGHGTEGGFAGSAMVQFDPVEDYALTQKGEWRVHGSKAPAPRAFFIHANFPKFNPATVFDKQAVNPAFADDGSYTRAWTIPQEVIGKFSTDVEKYFWKEILWTGCELESKFSTWKGRKGICSEVKKYWNAIYVDKKTSKV; the protein is encoded by the coding sequence ATGGTTTTGCCTCGACCATTTTCGCGGGTGCGAACGTTGCTGTTGGCGGCTGCACTCGCGGCTTTTCTGACATATTCTTTCTTGCGCTGGCAGCGCATTTCCTATGCAGAACAAGCGCAATCCGCAGCTAAAGAGGCCGCATCATCCAACGCCCAGGCCGTAGTATTGACTAGGCCGGAAGGTCATATCGGCTTCTGGCGTCAATTTCAGCCTCTTCTGGCGACGTACCAGCCAAAATGTGAACCACCACTGCGACTGGACAATGCGCCATCGATTAGGTTCGAGCAAGCGAGCCCTGACTTCCGCCCTGAGGTACTGGACATGCTGGACGATCACGTTGATGCCATGAAGCAAGCTCATACAGGGTTCATCGAGGATATTAAGGCAAAGCCACCCATGCTGCACTATGTCCCCAACACTAGAGGATTGGTTTCGACCGCCGGTGGCGAATACTTACCCGTGTTGGTCATCTCGCTTCGAATGCTGCGGAGGACAGGCTCAGAACTGCCACTCGAGGTATTTCTTGCCAATGAGGATGAGTatgagagatatatatgcGATGTGGTCCTTCCATCTCTCAATGCTCGATGTGTGGTACTTGCCCATATCCTGGATGCTGTTCCAAAGGTCATGGATATCCAGAAATACCAATTCAAACTGTTCGCCAtgatgttctcttcttttgagGAAATCTTGTTCCTAGATGCCGACGCGTTCCCGCTACATCAACCAGAAATACTCTTCATGAACGAACCTTTCAAGTCCAAGAAAATGGTTACGTGGCCAGACTTTTGGGCGACCACAATCTCGTCATATTATTACGAGATATCATCCCAACCTATGCCTTCGAATACCATTCGGCAATCCAGTGAATCTGGCGAGGTGCTCCTTTCCAAGAAGACCCACATGCAGACACTCCTTCTAAGTGTATATTATAACTTCTGGGGTCCTGATTATTACTACCCACTTTTGTCGCAGGGTGCATCTGGTGAAGGTGACAAGGAAACGTTTGTTGCAGCTGCTCGAACTCTTGGAGAATCATACTATCAGGTTTCTGAGCCCATCTGCGCCATTGGTCATGGTACCGAGGGCGGCTTTGCTGGCTCCGCAATGGTCCAGTTTGATCCGGTTGAGGATTACGCCTTGACACAAAAAGGAGAATGGCGCGTTCATGGATCAAAGGCCCCTGCTCCCCgtgccttcttcatccatgctAATTTCCCAAAGTTCAACCCAGCTACAGTGTTCGATAAGCAAGCAGTCAACCCGGCTTTCGCCGATGACGGTAGCTACACACGCGCATGGACCATACCTCAAGAAGTGATTGGAAAGTTTAGCACGGATGTCGAAAAGTATTTCTGGAAAGAAATTCTCTGGACAGGCTGCGAACTCGAGAGTAAATTCAGTACCTGGAAGGGTCGCAAGGGCATCTGCTCGGAAGTGAAAAAGTACTGGAACGCAATATACGTGGACAAGAAGACTTCAAAGGTCTAA